A section of the Malania oleifera isolate guangnan ecotype guangnan chromosome 2, ASM2987363v1, whole genome shotgun sequence genome encodes:
- the LOC131149890 gene encoding pyruvate decarboxylase 1-like — protein MDMDGMVGGLESCKLSDHNNVGCPPQNAAVSSIQDSHSSSVVAAADATLGRHLARRLVEIGVTDVFSVPGDFNLTLLDHLIAEPGLTNVGCCNELNAGYAADGYARTRGVGACVVTFTVGGLSILNAIAGAYSENLPIICIVGGPNTNDYGTNRILHHTIGLPDFSQELRCFQTVTCFQAVVTNLEDAHELIDKAISTSLKESKPVYISISCNLPAIPHPTFTREPIPFALSPRLSNKQGLEAAVEATAAFLNKAVKPVMVGGPKLRVAKACNAFVELADACGYAIAAMPSAKGLVPEHHPHFIGTYWGAVGTAFCGEIVESADAYLFAGPIFNDYSSVGYSLLLKKEKAIIVQPDRVVVGNGPAFGCVLMKDFLQALAKRLKCNPTAYENYHRIFIRDGLPLKCEPREPLRVNILFQYIQKMLAHDTAVIAETGDSWFNCLKLKLPEGCGYEFQMQYGSIGWSVGATLGYAQAVPDKRVIACIGDGSFQVTAQDVSTMLRCGHRSIIFLINNGGYTIEVEIHDGPYNVIKNWDYTGLMDAIHNGEGKCWTMKVHCEEELIEAIEMASGEKRDCLCFIEVIVHKDDTSKELLEWGSRVSAANSRPPNPQ, from the exons ATGGACATGGACGGCATGGTCGGAGGCCTCGAATCCTGCAAGCTCTCCGACCACAACAACGTCGGGTGCCCTCCCCAGAACGCCGCCGTCTCCTCCATCCAAGATTCCCACTCCTCCTCCGTCGTCGCCGCAGCCGACGCCACCCTTGGCCGCCATCTCGCCCGCCGGCTAGTCGAAATCGGCGTCACCGACGTCTTCTCCGTCCCCGGCGACTTCAACCTCACCCTCCTCGACCACCTCATCGCGGAGCCCGGCCTCACGAACGTCGGCTGCTGCAACGAGCTCAACGCCGGCTACGCCGCCGACGGCTACGCCCGCACCCGCGGCGTCGGCGCCTGCGTCGTCACCTTTACCGTCGGCGGCCTCAGCATTCTCAATGCCATTGCCGGCGCCTACAGCGAGAATCTTCCGATCATCTGTATCGTTGGCGGCCCCAATACTAACGATTACGGGACTAACAGAATTCTTCACCACACCATTGGGTTGCCGGATTTCAGCCAAGAGCTCCGGTGCTTCCAGACCGTCACATGCTTTCAG GCAGTAGTAACAAATCTGGAAGACGCACATGAACTCATTGACAAAGCCATTTCTACATCACTGAAAGAAAGCAAACCTGTCTATATCAGCATTAGTTGTAACTTGCCAGCCATCCCTCATCCAACCTTCACCAGAGAGCCCATCCCATTTGCTCTCTCACCAAG GCTGAGCAACAAGCAGGGGTTAGAAGCAGCGGTGGAAGCAACAGCTGCCTTCTTGAACAAGGCAGTGAAGCCTGTGATGGTGGGAGGCCCGAAACTACGAGTAGCGAAGGCCTGCAATGCCTTTGTCGAACTCGCCGATGCTTGTGGCTACGCCATTGCAGCGATGCCATCCGCAAAAGGGCTCGTTCCCGAGCACCACCCTCATTTCATTGGCACCTACTGGGGGGCTGTGGGAACTGCCTTCTGCGGCGAGATTGTTGAGTCTGCTGATGCTTACTTGTTTGCAGGCCCAATTTTTAATGACTACAGCTCTGTTGGATACTCTCTCCTCCTCAAAAAGGAGAAGGCAATCATCGTGCAGCCTGATCGAGTGGTGGTTGGGAACGGTCCTGCCTTTGGGTGCGTCCTAATGAAGGACTTTCTCCAAGCACTTGCGAAAAGGCTCAAATGCAATCCTACTGCTTACGAGAACTACCACCGGATCTTCATTCGGGACGGTCTTCCCCTCAAGTGCGAGCCTCGGGAGCCATTGCGCGTGAACATTCTTTTCCAATACATACAGAAGATGCTTGCGCACGACACAGCAGTGATTGCAGAAACTGGGGATTCCTGGTTCAACTGCCTGAAGCTGAAATTACCTGAAGGATGCGG GTATGAGTTCCAGATGCAGTATGGCTCAATTGGGTGGTCTGTTGGTGCCACCCTTGGCTATGCACAGGCAGTACCAGATAAGCGAGTCATAGCTTGCATTGGCGATGGGAGCTTCCAG GTAACTGCACAGGACGTGTCAACGATGCTGCGGTGCGGGCATAGGAGCATCATCTTCCTAATAAACAACGGTGGGTACACGATAGAAGTAGAAATCCATGATGGACCCTATAATGTGATCAAGAACTGGGACTATACCGGATTGATGGATGCGATCCACAACGGCGAAGGCAAGTGCTGGACAATGAAG GTGCATTGTGAAGAAGAGCTGATTGAAGCAATAGAAATGGCAAGCGGGGAGAAGAGAGATTGTCTGTGCTTCATAGAAGTGATTGTTCACAAGGATGACACAAGCAAAGAGCTTCTTGAATGGGGTTCCAGGGTCTCTGCTGCTAATAGCCGCCCACCAAATCCCCAATAA